CTAAATACATACGTACGTACTACTAATTTCAACAAGAAGCAGAGCGTAACGAATTCAAAATAGTTCAATGGTCTTCCTAGGCGGCTCATCGGAAAGGCGCCGGGGTACTCGGATCCAAACCAGTCGCTGGGCTACACGTCCACGGCCGACGACCAACAACTACGAGCAGAGACGAGGAGGCTACACGCCCGCTgtaggagggcgcggcggccggtCGGAGACAGGGCAGGGGGTCGCCGACGGTTGGTCGCCAGTCGATCTCCGCCATGGCAGGTCCGGGAAGGAGGAGATTGGGGGATCGGTTCCTGCTTAGAGGCGCTGACGGCTGGGTCCCATGAATCAGCCCAAATTTCCGAAATATATTTCCGAAGGATATTTATTTCGTATTCTGTACGTTAATATTTTTGTATAACTTTAATCAACAAACTTAAAAGAAATTGATAGAGACAGAAGGAGTATTTGATTTGTGCGCGTAGGGATGCTTTTTTTTTGCAAGAAGTGCGTGTAGCGATGCTAGCAGCGGTAACGCACGGCCAGCATATATATCACTCAGGGTGTGTTTGGATGCAAAGTATTTTTGCACTTTTTTTGGAAGTACTGTGGTTTCTCAAAAAAATGGTATTAAATAGTTTAAGGCGTTTAGATGAAACAAAAACTAAAGTTTTGTAAATTATATTATGCTATCTCAGGAACCATGATTTTCTTGCAGTATTTGAAAAAGAGGTTTGGATCTCTTTTTTCTAAACAGAACAGAGAGAAATCATGAGAGAGAGCGCAATTGACGTCGCTTTGTATACTAGAACAATGTCCGTGCGTTATAACAGGATAACAAAGTTTAAGTAGTAGAGATAAGAAAATCAGATGCAACCGCCTACTATTTTTCCTCTTTCTATTATATATGGCAACCAAGTCATAATTTTATTTCTTGATTTGTTAGACTAGCTTCCGTTTACTCGGTGTCCCGGATACTTCTTTTGGGCCTCTGGCCGCCTGTCACATGCGAGTCGTTCATCTCTCTTAGCCTAAAAAACACTCTCTTCTCCAATCATGAGCGAATTCAGCTTCATTGATTTTTTAGGTGTGTTAGTTGAAGCCTTCAACATCAGTGACTCAACCTGACAGTTGGGTCGGGTTTCACCGAGTCGGCCTCTATCAGACCCATGCTCGATAAGTAAATGGGTCTAACCCTTTGCCCACGACCCTATCCATGGGCATACATACAGATCCACGCCTGAACCCGATGGGTAACCCGACCCATTCGGGCATTCATCGGGTTTGAAATAAATATTAATTCTTTTTTATGCTTCAAAAATAGTACATGTTTTGCCGTACGACGCCCATCTGGCAGCTGTGACTTGTGAGGAAGAGCTAGATAGGTCACACCTTCTTATATACTCCCACCGTTTTAAAATATAGTGCTTTCTCTATTTTTGTGATTcgactttgaccataaatttaactaacaagaCCGACTGCGGTGGGAGCAAaatttatatcagtgaattcgtatccaaatgaagttttcaattatatttttttctcccgccgcagttgttctcgttggttaaatttatggtcaaatttgGACCTCGGCAAGCAcggacgcactatattttggaatggagggagtagataggAAGCTGGTTCCTTCTCATGCTCtacgcgaggtgggactaaactgttAGTCTGTTCCTTTGCCTGTGCACCAGCCTTTAGCTGCGTGGGCTGCATATTGTACGTTGGGCCAAAAATATAACACAATATATGGCTGACCTTTACCTGCGTGAGGCCTTGGACTGAACAAGCAACTGATGAAGCAGAGGCCTTGAGTAAGGGAGAGGGATTTTCATATCGGTGGATGTGGTCGTGGTGTGGTCTGGTGTTTTGCTTCTTATTAGTGTTTTTTCACCATAGATGGCTGTTGGATGCTAGGGGTAGTGTATTTTGTGCACtgaagggcccacatgtcagataATTGGGCGACCCATTGGGTGACCCACGGGGCAAGACCTTATGCCCATACCGTACCCACAACTAATGCTAGATTAGGTAACATCACTAGCCAAACAACTTGGTAGTTTTGATAAAACTGAGAAAAACCGAAGTTTTAAGGTAACATCACCAGCCAAACAACTTTTTTCTGTTCCTTTTTCTCCTTTGTTTGAACGgttttgttctttgtttttctttgttaaATGCATGAACTTTTCCAATTTCTTGAACTTTTTCTAATCAAAATctgatgaaccttttcaaattcgtgaactctttttcaaaatcgataaactttttttcaaaatcaaggaacttttttcaaaattgatgaagtatttttcaaaattgatgttttttttcaaatccatgaactttttctcaaaattgatgaactcttttcaaaatcgataAACTATTTTCCAAAATCGTTGAACTTTTTTTCAACTCGGTgaactctttttctttttttacaaaattgatgaacttttttcaaaatagtGTTTTATCAAAATCAATGAACATTTCTAAAAATCATTGATTTTGTATTAAAATTTACCTTTTCTTTTTTCAAAATAATTTATATTTGTTTTACTAAAGGAAACGTTAACTAGGACGGAATTGTAAGGAAAAACTAGCTTGATCTAGTGGTTAATGCATCAAGCCACGAATGTTGTCGTGCAGAGTTCAAATTCCAGTGGTCGCATATTTTCAATTAatatttattctttctttttctttgcatTTGCTTAGTTCAGTCAGTTGGTGGGCCGGCTCGCTATGCGTTGCTAGCAAGCGCCGGTAGAGCCAGCCGGCGCCTGAAGTGCTGGTTAGGAGCACCCATATTCCTTGCCCACCCATCGGAATGCCAAGGTTTTCAATTACAACGGGTTTCTAAAAATTGTATTGTCAAACTAAGCCTCACATTAAAAACAAGTGGACTACTGACCGAAGCATTGAGTTTGTCGGTTCAGATTTTCACCAGTCCGACTATCGGTTCACCTATCCATTGGTCCATCCGGATTTTTAACATAAAATTGTTCGGTCCATTATATAAATTTCGGTCAAATAAAATTGTTGGCTTCTACGATAGACAACAAAGGAACACAACTAAGGTTATTATTGGGCCAAGGCTTAGACTACCAATTATGTGGCGTGGGATTGAACCTCACTTCTCTCAAATTTTGTCAAAACATTTCTTTTGTTAGTTCAGACATCTGATTTATTTAGTTTTATATTGAAAGTAACAAGGACTGATATATGACATTCAACTTAGAAATGATACAAGGAATTAATATTCTATGGAAGATATTTATAAAACATTGTAAAAATGAGTTCATAATTTATAAAGCACCGGTGCGTGCCGAAAGTGGCTGGAATCGCCCGACGACGAGCAGCGACAGAAGGGGATCTAGAGAGGCTAAGAGAGAGCACAAGCAGAGTGAGAGAGAGAAAGACGGGGCGAGGTGGTCGTGGCCCCTCCGTTTTGAGTGCTTCTGATGCACTCTTGGGCTAGGCCCAATAGACCAGTCAGCCAGTAATTACAAATTTTTAATTTAttaaaagactcaaaataataNNNNNNNNNNNNNNNNNNNNNNNNNNNNNNNNNNNNNNNNNNNNNNNNNNNNNNNNNNNNNNNNNNNNNNNNNNNNNNNNNNNNNNNNNNNNNNNNNNNNNNNNNNNNNNNNNNNNNNNNNNNNNNNNNNNNNNNNNNNNNNNNNNNNNNNNNNNNNNNNNNNNNNNNNNNNNNNNNNNNNNNNNNNNNNNNNNNNNNNNNNNNNNNNNNNNNNNNNNNNNNNNNNNNNNNNNNNNNNNNNNNNNNNNNNNNNNNNNNNNNNNNNNNNNNNNNNNNNNNNNNNNNNNNNNNNNNNNNNNNNNNNNNNNNNNNNNNNNNNNNNNNNNNNNNNNNNNNNNNNNNNNNNACAGGTAAACATAATAGTGTTGGCGTTCGACGTTATGCCATGTCACCACTATATGACACCTTGTACCAACTGTTGGTCCCACCTACAAGTGGTGTTCAATAATTTTCAAACGCCAACACTAACCTAATAAAGTTGTCGTATCAAATATGCCAACACCACCACTATCTGAAAAAGCCATTTTTGTACTGGTGTAGTAATTGATCCATGGATCAATAGTTGCTTTTATTTGTAAGTAAGTAGAAATATTTATGTAATTATAGTGGATTTGTGGACCCATACACTTCTCAAAGTAAGGTTAGAAGGAACAAGACGATGTAATCCACGGCGCAAACCATTACTTCATTATCGATCATTCCTTTGTACACCTCTATGAATTTATATATATCTTTGTCTATAAGGGCCCAAAATAGTACATCACCATAAGTAGAGAAATACATCCATCCTTTCAACTACCGTCATTGATGTTTCTAAAAAAAACCATCATTGATCTATCATCGATCCTACATGGTTGTCTCGCTTATTATAAGGAAAGTTCAGTGAATGAATTCATGATCAATGCATACAGATCCCACGCTGCATGGGTCTGCTATCTAGACATGTTTCTTGTTTCCTCACTATTACTTTGAGTTTCTGGACCAGGAGAAGACCGACTTGGACCAGGACATACGATCGTTGCTACGGACCATATCCTTCTATAATTTCAAGCTACCTACGATGCAATGCATTTGAGTAGAGATAATTACATCAACCCTTAACATATCCATATATTCTAGGTAGTAACTAAGTAAATACTACTATGCCTACCAGTAGCAACCATGTAAATACTACTAATTACATCAACCCTTGTGTTTACTCATATTTCACATTGTGGACAAATACATAAGTGGCATACATATGGACAATAAAGATGCCGCTTGACTGAAACACGACAACAACACAAAATTGCAGGGGAAATATGGAAATTATCTAGCCCATGGATATGCCAAGCCCATAAGTGACCTGTTAGAGTTTGCTTACTCCTCAAAGTTGATACAATCACACATCATTTGTCGTCGAGGTCTAGCCACATAATAAGCCAAATCAGTACATTGACTATAATTTCAAGAAACATTGCTTGGCTCCTACTGAGCACCATCCAAAAGCTCATTCATGAGGCCATCTTAGTTTAATTTTCGTTATACATAAGACCATGCTACAGGGAGTATACGACAATGTTGTGGCAGCTATATATGGTATCGTATTCATAGTTTCGTACCCACTTGCAAAAATAAATGCTAGCTAGGCTATTGCACGTGGAAAAGGAACTAGCCAGGATGGTGCAGTGCAGATGGCCGCCGCCATCTTAAATTAGGCACCTCAGGTTAAGTTTTCCTCAAAGTAGTATTGTATATCCATTTCTTTGGTGATGTCCACGCTCATAGTTCGGTCTATGGTCTGCTTCTAAGATAATATAAGCACTTATTTGGAGCTACTTTTCATGTATTATTATAGCCTTGTCTGTTTTTGGTACTTTACTTGCTAATCCCTTGACTGATACCAGCATATAGAGTAGCAGCATATATACTCTCTccgagcgtttagatcactaaagtagtgttctaaacactcttatatttctttacagagggagtagcatgCTTTCTATATATGCTTGTATTTAGGATTACCGAAATAGTAGTACTTAGAACGGGCTGGGATTGCCATAGGCAGCTTAGGAGTTGTAACTTATGTGGCGCACATATTCAACAGGTGCgtgaaaaaaaattaaatgggTCAATCAATTTCCCGATCTAAATCTCGACCGTTGGATAATTATCCAACAGCCCACCATCCATCTTCTTCCAACCAACCGTCattgctcctcttcctcctctaggCGTGGacatcttttttttttgagaccACATATTCATCATTACATAAAGTTGACAAATACAACATATGTAGACCACACTGATCATTACATACTTGGACGAGGAGGAGCGGCACGTCGTCGGTCAGTCAGCTGAGACTTTTGACCAGGCCGGGGTTGTTGCGCCTCGATCCATCAAATATATCATATGCACCCATCTCCCCTGTGCAGAGCCCCTGTAAAGTTGGACAAATTAGTAGGAGGCAACATAGTACTATATAAGGTTGGTGCGTGCAGCTTAACTCTACAGTCTACTATACATTAGATTCCGCGCACGAGCTGATTGCATATGCATGGATAACAAGATGACGAGCAGCAGCATGATGGTCGTCCATGGCGGCTCGGAGATGGACTCGTTGCTTAGGCGGCAGCAGGAGCTCGTGATTCAGCTCCGAGCGCTCATTCTTCCTGCGCTTCGCGACAGCAGGTCAGCCGGCCTCGCCGTCGACCTCTTTGATGGCGTGATTGACTGCATCAATGGCGTCATCTCCAGGCTCCAGAGTATCACCGCCGCAGGCGGTGAATCGGCGGCGGCCTTCGTCCTCGGCGACGTTATCTCCAACGGCGCCGGCGAGGGACAAGAGGAGAAGCCCGTGATCAGCAACGCTGGTCAGAAGAGAAGGTTCTTGATTTGCCAATAAGACTCTTGATTATATCATTTCAAAAAGACCCTTGATTATATTCTAGTCTCAATTCATTTGTTTTTGCGACATGATTTAGCTGGATTTCAAATTGCATCATCAGTTCATCACTAACACGTAATACATACTATTACCAATGTCCGAATTATAAGGCTTTTTgtatattttaatatgaactacatactgACTGAAATGAGCGAATAAACACagaaaaacatgtctacatacactGATTCGTGGAAAAAGTTATAACATCTTATAATTCGGAATGTGAGGGAGTACGTTGTAGCACTGCCATTCTTTGATATATTGGTACTCTTTCATATATCtcgctaattaattaattatttgccactaatatatatgtATGCATGCTATGTAGGAGGAACAACGAAAAGCGATCAAGATCACTTGTAACGATTGTTCCACATTATGATGGCCATCATTGGAGAAAATATGGCCAGAAGAAAATCAACGGGAGGCAACATGCTAGGTATCCATACTACTACCAAACAGTCATTCAAGCATATATATCGTCACATTACTACTACATCAACCtacatttcctttttcttttgaggcCACATCAACCTACATTTCTGCTTCCCTTATCTGAGATGAGTGAGACTTATCGGTTCAGTTATGAAAAATACATTGGGGGCATACATAGTTTTGAGGGGAACGGGAGCTGTTGCGAGTAGCTACCCTACTCCAACAGGCCTAGTACACAGCCCAATAGATCTCTTTCTGCTATGTCTCTTGGTACCATCTCTCTCCTTTCGCCACTCTTGAGGAATCCTCGCCGCATATGCTTTGTCTCCTCCCTCGTCATTCTATTTTGTTCACAGTTTCTTCAAGTCTATTTGGATCTATGGAGAGCGGATGGCAAGGGGGATGAAGGGTAAGACTAGGCTTAGGCCATGGCAGTCAAGTTAGGCCTGTCATGTCCATGTCGCTCTCTTTTACGTTGCTAACTTTCTCGCATGATGACCTACTCAGTCGTTTGGATGTCTTGTCTTTTCAATCAATTTGGGGGCGACTTTCGCTAATGAAAGTAGTTGTCATATGTACATGTTATGAAGGAACTAATTCTTCATTGTAATGCATAACTAATCAAACTTGCAATTAAACAGGAGCTACTACAAATGCGCCTACACGGAACGGAACTGCTCAGCAACCAAGACAATCCAACAACAGGAGCATAACAGAACTCTTAATTGTGAAGATGAAACTCCGAAGTACATTGTTGTGTACTATGGTCATCACAGTTGTAGGGATGACAACACTAGAAATGGCACAAACAACGACCCTTGTATGGACCTAACTCAAAGTGGCAAAATGGCTGGAGCAGCGACAGACTTCGAAAAGTTTGACCAGGGGGACTTGGACATGTCGTCTCTAATGGAGGTGTTCGACAACCCTGAGCTGAATTGGAACATCATTTGCTAGCTACACCGAAGATCTGGACATTCATTAGAAAAGGGAAATATATAGCTCTATACAATGCACATTTTTGCTGAATTTAGAATTTTACATGAGTAGATAATCATGTCTAGTTTACAAATGTCTTGGACATGGGCAGAGATCCTTTTTATGTTTAAATGTATCTGTGGCTAGACATGTAGAAGTGCATAATTTATGTTGGTATTAATTGTAAGACAATCTATAAGTAAAGTTTATGGGCATTTAGGAAAATGTTGGAGTGACGCATGATTCACTAGTAAGTTCGTTGTAGATCATTATGTAGTGGTTTTCCAAGCTTCTCCTCACTTGCTATGATGTTGCTTTAGACTTTAGAAACGAATAGCTATGCAAGGAAACCATAGTGATATATACGATGTTGGTCTAATTCTCATGGGAGTTGTGATCTTTGTGGATGTGAGGGGTAGAGGAGGATTTATCCTCTGTTTCCTTTCTTTTCGTCTTGGCAGTGTGGATATTGCATATTGTTTGTTCATCCAAGCCCATTGGGAGATATGTCCTTGTGAATTGTGATCTTGCTAGTGAGACATGTCCTGATAATGTATTATTCTTTAAACTACTAAGGATGCAACCAATGCTACAGACAAAACCCCCAACATAGACATGTTTTAGACCTGTTAATGTGTCTCTTCCTGTGATGAGAGGGCTCTACATTGATAGACACAAAACCGTTTTAAAAATACCGAACCTTATCAGGTAAAGTAGCTAACCTGCATGGGATTCCAGATGCACCGGCAAGCTTGTACAATCCACACCCATCGTGATGAAGTTGAACAGTGGAGATAATTCGTGCACCTGAATGGGGTTTGATTATAACTTCCATCATACTGCTCATTCTCGACGAGACTTAATTTTGTGTTTTAGAGTGTGTTGTTATGACAGCTGGACAAAAGGATGGCTGTCAACTGACCACCATCGCTAACCTCTTGGGTTAGGAGGACTCATGTTGCGTGCATCCATGTGTGGCTGGGATAGGATTGGAAATCTAACCACACATCAAAAAGTACAAGCGACTCGCACACGTGAGAGTTGATTCATGGGCACCGGACTATAAGAACCAATTGGTAGAGGAATTTTCTAGCGAGAAGGAGGAAATCATCTCCACTCTGAACCGCATGACTTGTCATCCNNNNNNNNNNNNNNNNNNNNNNNNNNNNNNNNNNNNNNNNNNNNNNNNNNNNNNNNNNNNNNNNNNNNNNNNNNNNNNNNNNNNNNNNNNNNNNNNNNNNNNNNNNNNNNNNNNNNNNNNNNNNNNNNNNNNNNNNNNNNNNNNNNNNNNNNNNNNNNNNNNNNNNNNNNNNNNNNNNNNNNNNNNNNNNNNNNNNNNNNNNNNNNNNNNNNNNNNNNNNNNNNNNNNNNNNNNNNNNNNNNNNNNNNNNNNNNNNNNNATAAAAACTGTATTATGAACCATTCGGGTTTGTCAAGCTTGTGCAAGTTTGGTTTCTTGCGATATCTTGAGTAGAGTCATGGTGGAACATCAACATGCAAAAGTTGAAGCTCGAGTTGAAAACTTTAACTAACCTTTGATGCAAATTTTTTTCTAGTTTGTTTGATCTGATTTATTTTGCTTGTAAAACCAGTAAAGTCGGATCGGTGAATTCAAAAATCCAATCTAATAGGAATGGTATCGAGTGAGTTGATGACAAGACAAGTCGCTGGTATCTCCGAAATAGGTACATGGTTTAGGCAAGATGCATTTTTTGCTAGAGATAATCAAGGTAAAATTTAATGAACAAGAGTGCCGAGTTACATAAATTTGAATGCTAAACTGTCATGCATAACACAAATTGCATGATTTTGATTTAAAAATACAAAGCATGCATGTGTCAGTCGCAAACTATTGCCCCAACCGCATCACACAATGAAATAGAGGATGATGGGTTTCGAAGACATACTACTAGTTCACATTTCGCAATGAAGTATTTGATTATTCACGCCAAAGCTACTCAGTCTCGTGCTCTAGAAACTTCTATCAATTTTTTTTCGATGTACTATACTAATATCTACCGTTCATATGAAAAGGGTACATAAGAACACATAATGTCGTTATATTTGTTTGTCATGAGTTACAATAAAATACATGTATCAACAAAGTTTCATACAAACACAAACTAAATGCAAATGTTTTTTTAAGAAAATAGAATTTTGCAAAAACGAATATAACAAACGTGTGCATACATACATGAACATGTTTATATTGTTCATGCTACTTATTATAGCTAAAAACTCTATTGAAAATAATATATATCAAATACTGTATTTTAGCAGAAACAAATTATGTTTAATGACAAGTTATATCACATTATAgaaaaaattaatataaaaatgTTATAACGTTAAGTCTTGCCTTCGGGACAATGGAGATGTCTCCAAGCTTTAATAACTAAGAAAAATTGTTACTATGTTGATATATGGCATAGAACAAAGATAATTCCTG
The window above is part of the Triticum aestivum cultivar Chinese Spring chromosome 2A, IWGSC CS RefSeq v2.1, whole genome shotgun sequence genome. Proteins encoded here:
- the LOC123184244 gene encoding probable WRKY transcription factor 70, which encodes MTSSSMMVVHGGSEMDSLLRRQQELVIQLRALILPALRDSRSAGLAVDLFDGVIDCINGVISRLQSITAAGGESAAAFVLGDVISNGAGEGQEEKPVISNAGQKRRRNNEKRSRSLVTIVPHYDGHHWRKYGQKKINGRQHARSYYKCAYTERNCSATKTIQQQEHNRTLNCEDETPKYIVVYYGHHSCRDDNTRNGTNNDPCMDLTQSGKMAGAATDFEKFDQGDLDMSSLMEVFDNPELNWNIIC